The following proteins are encoded in a genomic region of Solea senegalensis isolate Sse05_10M linkage group LG5, IFAPA_SoseM_1, whole genome shotgun sequence:
- the LOC122769791 gene encoding E3 SUMO-protein ligase ZBED1-like has product MKRAGRRRSSVWDCFEQVGNFVRCMKCDAMLKYCGGATSSMMHHMSRHHPSAAPLDEDEKPLVCAVQCLEEESAAHADIMQVAVMSPSVSVTSNPHERDYGERKRLKRSSVWDIFIKVDDEVHCTLCDTKLKYRSSTTSMMYHIKNKHPDTMPNDGVSLATHAEVTELISRMVEKDMLPISVVNGEGFRELLAFTVHNYKMPSVGDITRLIEGHFHEKVEELVVQLSRVEKVALTAEFWTALPFQRYITVSCSFITDDWQSRSAVLQTHKLSTDSQPTADGVTERLLGTVRTWGVTGKVTACVHNDTQDIVSGHARARVTWDYATCFATTLQRAVSDGLSEDLVRIIIAAGKLAKHFSHNMLASQALEQKQVQMCLPQHKLIQSSKARWDTICDMFERLLEQRWAIKAVLSDRTVTNKQEAQTLEIEDDCWQIIENFTPVLATLKWATTVISAETEVSISNIYPITFSLIQTHLVPKENDVEQVSEFKLKVQTSLRRYMEVDSHDLSSKPALIASMLDPRHKHLSFLTPTGRLAAKVKLHDLVSKLDVITTIVGAKDEQHETLITPDISQVAMPSQVRSDTKNTMMLLLGDNYSSSYATDSEAQVDYYLRDIAPSLDINPLDWWKVNGPRFPKLATLARHYLCVPGVSRQSLLSEAGQAFATMRTRLNPEHVDMMIFVNRNV; this is encoded by the exons ATGAAACGTGCGGGGAGGAGACGGAGCTCAGTGTGGGACTGCTTCGAACAAGTGGGCAACTTCGTCCGCTGTATGAAATGTGACGCCATGCTCAAGTACTGCGGCGGAGCCACTAGCTCCATGATGCATCACATGAGCAGGCACCATCCGTCCGCGGCGCCGCTGGACGAGGACGAGAAGCCGCTGGTGTGCGCCGTTCAGTgcctggaggaggagagcgcCGCGCACGCGGACATCATGCAGGTGGCCGTCATGTCTCCCAGCGTGAGCGTGACGAGCAACCCGCACGAGCGCGACTATGGCGAGAGGAAGCGCTTGAAGCGCAGCTCCGTGTGGGACATTTTCATCAAAGTGGACGACGAAGTCCACTGCACTCTGTGCGACACCAAGCTCAAGTACAGGAGTAGCACCACAAGCATGATGTACCACATCAAAAACAAGCACCCAGACACCATGCCCAACGACGGCGTGTCCCTGGCAACACATGCCGAGGTGACTGAACTTATCTCCAGGATGGTGGAGAAGGACATGCTTCCCATCAGCGTGGTTAATGGTGAAGGCTTCCGTGAGCTTCTCGCATTCACAGTGCACAATTACAAAATGCCCTCTGTGGGTGATATCACGCGCCTCATTGAAGGCCACTTCCACGAGAAGGTGGAGGAGCTGGTGGTGCAGCTGAGCAGAGTGGAGAAAGTGGCTCTCACTGCTGAGTTCTGGACCGCCTTGCCATTTCAACGGTACATCACTGTTTCCTGCTCGTTCATCACAGACGACTGGCAGAGCAGGTCAGCTGTGCTGCAGACGCACAAGCTCTCGACAGACAGTCAACCTACTGCGGACGGCGTCACAGAGAGGCTTCTCGGCACTGTGAGGACGTGGGGTGTCACTGGGAAAGTGACTGCATGTGTTCATAATGACACACAGGACATTGTCTCGGGCCACGCACGTGCCCGGGTCACATGGGACTATGCCACTTGCTTTGCCACTACACTGCAGCGTGCGGTCAGTGATGGCCTGAGCGAGGATTTAGTCCGCATCATTATTGCTGCCGGGAAACTGGCCAAGCATTTCAGTCACAACATGCTGGCGAGTCAGGCCCTGGAGCAGAAACAGGTTCAGATGTGTCTGCCACAGCACAAACTCATCCAGTCGAGCAAAGCCAGGTGGGACACCATCTGCGACATGTTTGAGCGGTTACTCGAGCAAAGATGGGCGATAAAAGCCGTGCTCTCTGACCGCACGGTCACCAACAAACAGGAAGCCCAGACCCTCGAGATTGAAGACGACTGCTGGCAAATCATTGAGAATTTTACACCTGTGCTGGCGACGCTGAAGTGGGCCACAACTGTCATATCCGCTGAGACAGAGGTGTCCATTTCAAACATCTACCCAATCACGTTCAGCCTCATTCAGACTCACCTTGTACCAAAAGAGAACGACGTTGAACAAGTCTCGGAGTTCAAGCTCAAAGTTCAGACGTCTCTTAGAAGATACATGGAG GTGGACTCTCACGACCTGTCCTCCAAACCAGCTCTGATCGCCTCGATGCTGGACCCTCGTCACAAACACCTCAGCTTCCTGACACCCACGGGGAGGTTGGCGGCGAAGGTTAAGCTGCATGACCTTGTTTCAAAGTTAGATGTGATCACGACTATCGTGGGCGCCAAGGACGAACAACACGAGACCCTGATTACACCTGATATCAGCCAGGTGGCTATGCCCTCACAAGTGAGAAGTGACACCAAAAACACTATGATGCTGCTCCTCGGGGACAACTACAGCTCCTCCTATGCCACAGACTCTGAGGCTCAGGTCGATTACTACCTGAGAGACATTGCTCCATCACTGGACATAAACCCTCTTGACTGGTGGAAGGTAAATGGACCAAGATTCCCCAAACTAGCCACTTTGGCCAGACACTACCTGTGTGTACCTGGAGTGTCAAGGCAGTCTTTATTGTCCGAGGCCGGACAAGCGTTTGCAACAATGCGTACAAGACTGAACCCAGAACATGTTGACATGATGATCTTTGTCAACAGGAATGTGTAA